CTGACATTCAGCCCTCCTTTTGGTTTTGGTTTATTTTCACTGCGGCTCGGAGTTTGGCGCTCCTAGCACGCGGGTTAAAAGCATCTTCGGTACCGGCTACTGGTTTGGTGGTGAGCTTTTTAAGGCTGGCCACGTGGTCACAGGTGCAAACCGGCTGTTTTGGTGGGCAGGTACAGTCTTTTGACTCGCGGTTAAAAAACTCTTTAACCAAGCCGTCTTCCAGCGAGTGAAAGCTAATGACCGCTATTCTGCCACCTGGCTTAAGCAATCTAACTAGCTTTGGTAAAGCTTGCTCTAGCTGCTCTAGCTCTTGGTTGACGTGGATGCGCAAGGCCTGAAAGGTCTTGGTGGCAGGGTGAATCTTGCTCGCTCCTCTACCGCCCACCGCTTGCTCAACAATTTTAGCTAGTTGAGTGGTGGTCGAAATCGGTCGTTGGCGTACTATCGCCGCCGCAATGCGACGTGAGCGACGTTCACCGCCGTACTGGTAGATTAGATCGGCTAGATCTTTTTCTGACACCGCGTTAACCACGTCGGCCGCCGACGGCGACTGCGACTGGTCCATGCGCATGTCGAGCGGGGCTTCAGCCATAAAGCTAAATCCGCGCTCTGGGTTGTCAAGCTGTGGTGACGAAACCCCCAGATCCAACAAAACCATGTCGACTAAACGACGATCATGTAACAGCTCTTCGGTAGCCGATAAATAATCGCGGCGCATAATCCGGACTCGATCATGGTTGTTAAATCGCTGCTGCAACGCGTGTATAGCGCGATGATCGCGATCGGCCAAGATCAAGAAGCCGTCAGGAGCAATCCGCTCAGCAATTGCCGCAGCGTGACCGCCATATCCTGCCGTTCCGTCAAAGTACAGCTCACCTGGATTTGGATCCAGTAGCTTGACTGTTTGCTCTAAGAGCACCGGAACATGTTTGGCGACGTGGGTCATTGGTATCTCGACTGTCCGTAGTTCGTGCTGGCTATCAGTTGGTGACGCGATAGCCTACGGCCAGAGTGGTTTTCAAGGTCACCTACTCAGTAGTCAGTGTTGTGTTTGAGATTTTTGTTTTTGTTGAGTGTGATGGCTATCGTATGAGCCATCGAGTTGTTGTGGTAAGGAACTGTCATAATTCCGTAAGAATTGTGGCACATTCCTTATAACGATTGTGTGAGGTGGAGTTGTTTGTTGCTAGGTGCCAGGATGTTTGAACGGATTCCTCGAACCGTCGTACTGACTACCAAGTAGCTAATCTTGAAGTTTTTGTTTTTGTTTTTAAAGGACGATGCCTGGTTAAGTTAGGTAGTTGAGGGAGTCTTGATGCGCCAGTAGCCTCCGGGCATTTTAGTGGCCACCACCTCTTTATTGCGATCAAAGCCGGCGTAACGGAGCAAATCCTGCTCTATTGTTATACGTCCCTGCTTTGAATCCATGGTGGTTTCCATCATGCCTTCGAGCAACTGATCGGCCATGTCGGCTAGCTCGCGATCAAAAACGATCGGAGTGGCTCCATTACCCTTCCACTGTCCACTGAGTGCGGTTTCCATTTCGTTGTTCCACACCGCCTCACTGTACACATGTAGGTAGTTACCAAAGCCGCGAGTGATGATAACCTTACCGCTTTCAAATTCAGGGCGAAGTTCAGCTGGAATTGTCAGCCGATTTTTGTCGTCCAATTTGCGCTTAAAGTATCTCATCAAACTCTTTCTGCCTCTCTTTCAACCCTCTATGTGCTACCTTGTGTAACCCATTGATTAGATAATACTACCCACTGCTACCCACTGTCAACGATTTTCTCTATTATTTTACCCACTTTATGCATGAATACAAAAAAGACCACCTAATCAGTGGTCTTTTACAATAATTGCTGGGGTTGGCGCATGTAGGGCTACTGCCCCACCTGCGCCGGAACGGCTACCCCAAGCGGCGCATCTCGTCGATCATGCCGTCGATCTCGCGAACGCGATTGCGTCGATGCCGACGCCCACCGTGGCGGACCGGAGGCTCGTGGAGACTCTTGGTCACCTCCTGCGGGCTGCATCCCCTCTCGCGAGCGATATAGCCGACACGTAGCGCGGCCTGTTCGTAGCTGAGCCGATCGTCCACCGAAATCTCGTGCAGGGTCGGAACTGGGAAGCCCCACTCGATTAGGAGCCGTTTCGCATCCTGTTCCGAAAGCGTCTGATTCAAGTCAGGTGCAACTGTCATACGGCGTGACCTCCGTGGTCGTTTGGGTACCGTTGCTGTGATTTTACAGATGTGAGCGTGTTTTGTCAATACTGTTAAACAAGTTTGACGAACAATATTAAATAATGATTAAAACTTGTCGAGCTGAGCCTGAACTTCGTCCGCTAGCCCATCGATCTTAACTCTCACCTGTTCCAAAGTATCGCGGTGACGAATGGTAACCGATTTGTCCTCTAGGGTGTCAAAATCAATCACAATACATAATGGCGTGCCAATCTCGTCCTGGCGGCGGTAGCGCTTGCCGATATTGCCGTTGTCGTCATACATAACCGCGCCGAACTGCTTTTTGAGGTCGGCGTAAACGTCCTTGGCAACCTTAACCAGCTCAGGCTTGTTGCGCAGCAGCGGCGATACCGCTACCTTTACCGGGGCTAATTGCGGCTTGAGCTTAAGCACGGTGCGGTCATTCTTGTCGTCCTGCCAGTAAGCGGCAGTCAGAATAGCCAGCACGGTTCGGTCCACCCCAAAGGTTGGCTCAATCACGTGCGGGATAAATCGCTGGTTGGTGGTTGGGTCGAGGTAGCCCACATCAACCCCACTGTGCTTGGCATGGTTGCTCAAATCAAAATCGGTGCGGTAAGCCAGGCCGTACAACTCCTTTACGCCAAACGGAAACTCAAACTCAAAGTCGATCGTTTTTTTGGAGTAGTGAGCACGGTCAGCCTCGGGAACGTCCAGGTCGTGAATACTGGTCTTTGGCAGGCCAATCAGCTCCATCCAATCGCGCATACGCTGCTCCCACTCGGCAAACTGCTGCTCCCACTCCCCTTCGGTCACAAAGTACTCAATCTCCATCTGTTCAAACTCGCGGGTACGGAAAATGAAATCTTTAGGTGTGATTTCGTTACGAAAGGCCTTACCGATCTGCGCCAAACCAAACGGCAGCCGTGGATGAATACTATCCATAACGTTTTTAAAGTTTACAAACATACCTTGAGCGGTCTCGGGGCGCATATAAACTTGGTTGGCGCTATCCTCGACCACCCCGGCCCGGGTCTCAAACATCAGATTGAACTGACGAGCGTCGCTCAGTTCGTTGCCCTCCGGGCTCTTGATGCCAAGCTCTTTAATCTTGGCGCTCATTTGGTCTAGCGTCATCCCAACTGGGTCAATATCATGCTCTTCCAGTAAATGATCCACGCGATAGCGTTTGCGGGTCTTCTTGTCCTCAACCAGTGGGTCGGCAAAGCCGGCGCCGGTGTGCCCACTGGCCTGCCAGACACGAGCGTTCATTAAAATAGCGGCATCGACACCGTACATATCATCGCGACTATCAACAAAAAACTGCCACCACAGCTGTTTAATATTGTTTTTAAGCGCCACTCCATAAGGACCATAATCCCAGGTACCAGCTAGACCGCCGTAAATTTCGGATCCCTGAAAAATAAAGCCACGTCGCTTGGCCAGCGAGACCAGTTCATCGATTGTAGGAGTTTGAGTGGTTTTTTTGTCGGCCATAATGTGGCTTATTATAAGGCAAACCCGGTTAGCTGGCTACTCTAGCACCTGGGCGGCACGAAACCGCTGACCAAAGGTGTGGTCGTAAAAGGCGTTGCAGGCCAGCATTGAATCAACCGCTAGATCGCTCACCGCCTCAATGCGCCGGATTGAACTCAGCGGGTTGGCCAACATCAATCGCCACAGCTTAATCTGGTCCTGGGTTAAGGGCAGATTGATTGAACCACAGCCGTCCCCAATTATGCCACCGTGCTCGACGCTCAAACCATAATTACGGTGCGATTTTGCGCCATGACAGACAACACAGCCGTCCAGCTCCGGGCGGTAACCGAGTTGATCTAGCAAGCGCAGTTTAAACCACAGCTCGGTTACCGTGTCGGGGTTAGCCGGTATCTCCTTGAGCGTATCGTGCATCAAATCAAACAGCGCCGGGTGTTCCCCTTCGCCACTCAAGCGGTTGGTCATCTCGGCAACCAAGTAGGCCAAGCGCATTGCATCGTAGTTATCACCAATCTTCAAATGCGACTGCAGTCGCGCCGAGGTGATAATATCGAGGTTCCGACCCTCGGTTAACATCAGATCCGATTCAGAGAACAGCTCTAGGTGTCCGGCCAGTTTGCTTTTAATCCGGCGCACCCCTTTGGCTACCGCGCGGATCACCCCCCGCTCCGGCGTAATTAGCACAATAATACGATCGGCCTCACCAAAGTTATGGCGGCCAATAATAATCCCTTTTGTCTGATAACTTGCCATGCCGTAAGTTTAGCAGGTATCTGGCGGACGCTTTGGTTTAAGCGGACGAGGTATTAAGCGCTACCATCACCTTTTTTACCACCTCATCCGGGGTATGGTGCGACTTAATTAGATAGTCGGTTACGCCCAGGGCTCGCGCCAGCTCTTGGTTCATGTCAACTTGAGCCTCACCAAGGTTGGTCAGCAAAATTACCGGTACGTTGCGCAATCCCGGCTTCTTTTTTATCTCTTTTAAAACGTGGAAGCCGTTCATTTTTGGCATCAAAATATCCAGTAAGATGATGTCGGGGGTGTAACCCTCTAATAAATTCAAGCACTCTTCGCCATTGGTAGCCACCACCACCTCATGACCCTCCATATCAAACTTGGCCTCATACATTTCAACCAGTACGCGATCATCTTCTGCCAACATTATCTTTGCCATTACTGTACCTCCATTCACTCGATTGGGCTTTGGTTCATCATTATACTACACTACTGCAGCAGCGGAAGCTGCTTAGCAATTGGCAAGGTAAAGCTAAACCGACTGCCCTTGCCCTCACGGCTGCTAACCCAAATTTTACCACCATGTGATTCAACCAAATTCTTAACAATATAGAGTCCCAAGCCGGTACCGCCAGCCTGAACGCTCATTGGGTTGTAAATCCGGCCGAACTTCTGGAACAGACGCTCTAGGTGAGCCGGAGTGATGCCGACCCCTTCGTCTTTAACGCTTATAACCAGCTCATTACCTTGAGCCTTAAAGTCGATTGAAACCTCGCTCTTAGGTAGAGAGTACTTAATGGCATTATCGACCAAGTTAACCAAAATCTGCCGCAACCTCACCTCGTCAGCCAACACCAGCGGCAGCTTGTGCTTGCGATTAATCTTTAGCATGATCTGGCGCTCAAATCCTTTGCTCGCCAGTTCGGCCACTACATCATTAATGAGCGGTTCAACCGCGGTTGGGGCAATTTTGAGCTTGATCTTGCCGCTTTCAATATAGCTAGCGTCCAGCAGATCTTCTACCAAATGAATCATACGCTGGTTGGTCTGGTAGACCCTTTCCATAAAGTACAGTTGACGATCGGTTAATGGACCAAAATCCTTTTGCACCAACATACTCAAAAACCCTTTAATCGCGGTTAATGGCGTGCGGAGTTCATGCGACACAATTGAGATAAAGTCGCTCTTAACCGCCTCTACCTCTTGCTCACGTTGAATGTTGCTAATAATTACGATGCCGCTGGTCACGTTACCGCTGTCGTCAAAGATTGGCGAGCAGCTAATTTCGGTCCACAAAGCCTGGCCGTTCTTGGTCTCAATCAACTGCTGCCGCTTGGTAACAACCTCGCCTTCCTGTAGTACCTTCCGCAACGGTGTCAGCATCGCCATACTGGTACCTTCGGGAGTCATCGCCTTAACCACATCGTGGAACGACCGCCCAATCGCCTCCTGCATGGTAAAGCCGGTTAGCTTACTGGCGGCCGGGTTAAAACCAACCACCTTGGTATCACGGTCAAAGATCAGGATCCCCTCTTCGGTAAAGGTAAACACCGCCTCCCATCGTTCACGGCGAGCGTTAACCTCGTTGTACAGCTCCCAGTTTTCAATGATCACCGCTAGCCGTGAGGCAACCAGTCGTAGCAGCTTGGCCTCGTGCGTGTTATAGGCCGAGTCTCGGTGGCTGACCTTGATCACGCCCAGGGCTTTAGAGTGGTAAGTGATCGGCACGGTTAGCATGTGGCTTTTGGATATCGCCCCATCATCAATCTCTGGATTATAGGTTTGAGGTTTACGTCGCAAAAACGCCTCCACCACCGGATGATACGCCCCTAAATGCCACTGGCCGGCATGTTCATGAAAGTGCGTGCTGGTCGCCACCCGCTTAAGCAGCTGCGAATCGGGCTGATACAAGTAAATGCTGACGTTGGGCGACTCCAGCAGCTGGCTGATCATGGTTAAGTACTTTTTATAGATTTGATCAAAACGGAAACCAACAAAACCACTCAGTTCCGCCAGACTGGATAGCTCGCGTGAGTGCTTGTTAGCTAAGCGAGCCATCTTGTTGGTCTCAATCGTCTTTTCGACCAACGTGGTGACGTCTCTAGTGGTGATAATGGCGCCCTCGTACCGATCGCCGCGAATTAACGGGCTAGCAACCAACTGTAAGTGCTGAATCTTCGACCCAAGATCGGCCTCGGCGTAAAAAGTGGTCTCCCGCCGCTGCTTAACCAGACCTAAAACCTTATTAATATCGGTATCAAAGCTCAAAAAGCTGGTTACTTCGGGTTGAGCCAAGGCCTCGGTGATTGGCTTGGCCGGCAGCACCTGGTTAATAATCTCGAACCGCGAACTAACCGTCGTGACCACATCATCGGCGTCAAGAATAATCATGCCAATACTGTGGTTTTGTTGAATCGCGCGCAGCTTTTCTTGCTCAGCGTACAGGTGGGTTTGGTCGCGAAGGTTGATAAGGACGCCCATAATGCCATCGTTAATGTCCCGATACGGACCCAGCACCGCCTCAATTGAGGTGGAGCGATCATCGCAGGAGATTGACATGACCAAGCGCGATTCCTGGCCGGACAGAGCACGCTTAAGAGCTCCATCGGCGTTGTCGTAAGTCAGTGGCGTTTCGTCTGGGCTGCCGTTGGGCGACTCCACCAACCCCAGAAAGGTGCGGCCGTTAATCTGCTCTTCAGGCAAGCCAAGCAGACGTGCTGCGGCTGGATTACTGTAGGTGATTACCCCGTCTTGATCTAAACAAAGCAAGCCGTCACGCATACTCTCGCGCATTCGGTCCAACTCGTTTTTAACCTTGGCAGTGGCGACTTTGGCTGGTGCCGCCACAACCGGCTGCTGGTAGAAATTTGTGGTTCGCCGCGCCATCATCACCCTTGTTACTAGTACTTAAAGTACCATGATCCACCAGATAGCCTCAAGCATAAGGGCTGTGTTCTGCTCAGTTATCTACGGGTTGATTTTAGCGCCGGCAACGATGGTATTAAACTCGCCGACATACCTTTTATCTTCGGTGATCAAAACGATGGTTTTGTCGCGCACCGGCACAATAATAACCACGCCTTCATGGCGCTGATCATCAATGGTCCCTTCAAGTTGGGTGGCGTCAATCCCCGAAACCTTGGTTCCCTTGCTAGTAACCTTTTTCTGCTTAATTAGGGTTTGATAGTCTTTAACCACATCGGCCTGGGACTGGCGCAGCAGCTTGAGGCGAAAAGCCTGGGTGTTGCGAGCATCCCGGTTGAGATTAATGGTCACCGTATCAGGGTTAGCGGCAAAATCAACTTGGGTTGGACCGGTGTTGTTACGGCCGTAATAGGTGCTCCAGGTTTTGGGTATGGGCAGTACAAAGCCACCGTCTACCGCATCGGCGGTAAAGTTTTTAAATGGTAGTTCGTTAGCTTTGCGATTTTCTTCAGCACTTTGCTGTTTTTGCTGTTCTCTAGCGCGCTGCGACTCAGCCTTAACTAAGGTGTTGAGATTACCACGAACATACTCATTGTCTCGGTAAGCTAGGACTGCTAGAACCCCAAAAACAACCATCCCAATGGCTAAGAAAATGGTAAGAATAAGATGGATGCTGATGCGTTTTTGTTCGTACATTCTGGTTATGGTTATACCATGAAAAGATCTTTTGGAGCAAGGCTGGCCAATGCGGCCCTCTTTTTAAGTACTATTTTGAATTTAAGAAAATCTATAATATTCGCTGAATATTATATAAATTATCAAATTCGATAAACTACCCTATTCGATACAAGTAGCTGTTGCGAGTTTTAGAGATCGGCTTGCGCGGCAGCTCAAACACATGACAGACAACTCGGGTCGGTCGACTAAGCTCTGATTCGAGCTTAGCGTTTAGCTTGGCCATGTACCGATCAAGCAAAAAAGTGTAAATAACATCCGCTGGCGGCAAGGTAACCATCCAGTAATTTTGCAGCCTAACACTCACCTGCCGCCGATACGGCCAAGTCCGAGCGTACGACACCAACCACAGTAATGGATTCAGCTCATACCCAATAGCGTTAGCGCCTCGCCGCGCCGCGGCAATCAACACGGTTCCATCACCGGAGCCAAGATCAATTAAGGTCTCACCGGCCTGCAGTTCGGCTAGATCAAGTGCGCCCTCAAGCTCGCGTCGTTTAATTGGCAAGTATGGTGCGCCAAAAAAGGTTCCGGCCGCAAAGCACACCGCCAGTACAATCAGCAGCCACCACATTACAGTAAGGTAGGAGGCTCACCGGCCCAGGCCGCTTCGGTTTCAGCTGGGGCAGCGGTATCAAAGCGCTGCTTGATCTTTTCAACCCGGTTCTCAACCTCGCCCAGCTCTTTCTTTAGCTCGCTGGCTAGCTCCATCCCCCGCTCAAACTTGGTTAAAGCAGCGTCTAGATCTACCTCG
This window of the Patescibacteria group bacterium genome carries:
- the xseB gene encoding exodeoxyribonuclease VII small subunit — protein: MTAKPDFGTKLKELEAITEWFESDEVDLDAALTKFERGMELASELKKELGEVENRVEKIKQRFDTAAPAETEAAWAGEPPTLL
- a CDS encoding glycine--tRNA ligase, with amino-acid sequence MADKKTTQTPTIDELVSLAKRRGFIFQGSEIYGGLAGTWDYGPYGVALKNNIKQLWWQFFVDSRDDMYGVDAAILMNARVWQASGHTGAGFADPLVEDKKTRKRYRVDHLLEEHDIDPVGMTLDQMSAKIKELGIKSPEGNELSDARQFNLMFETRAGVVEDSANQVYMRPETAQGMFVNFKNVMDSIHPRLPFGLAQIGKAFRNEITPKDFIFRTREFEQMEIEYFVTEGEWEQQFAEWEQRMRDWMELIGLPKTSIHDLDVPEADRAHYSKKTIDFEFEFPFGVKELYGLAYRTDFDLSNHAKHSGVDVGYLDPTTNQRFIPHVIEPTFGVDRTVLAILTAAYWQDDKNDRTVLKLKPQLAPVKVAVSPLLRNKPELVKVAKDVYADLKKQFGAVMYDDNGNIGKRYRRQDEIGTPLCIVIDFDTLEDKSVTIRHRDTLEQVRVKIDGLADEVQAQLDKF
- the rsmH gene encoding 16S rRNA (cytosine(1402)-N(4))-methyltransferase RsmH, with product MTHVAKHVPVLLEQTVKLLDPNPGELYFDGTAGYGGHAAAIAERIAPDGFLILADRDHRAIHALQQRFNNHDRVRIMRRDYLSATEELLHDRRLVDMVLLDLGVSSPQLDNPERGFSFMAEAPLDMRMDQSQSPSAADVVNAVSEKDLADLIYQYGGERRSRRIAAAIVRQRPISTTTQLAKIVEQAVGGRGASKIHPATKTFQALRIHVNQELEQLEQALPKLVRLLKPGGRIAVISFHSLEDGLVKEFFNRESKDCTCPPKQPVCTCDHVASLKKLTTKPVAGTEDAFNPRARSAKLRAAVKINQNQKEG
- a CDS encoding PAS domain-containing protein, translating into MMARRTTNFYQQPVVAAPAKVATAKVKNELDRMRESMRDGLLCLDQDGVITYSNPAAARLLGLPEEQINGRTFLGLVESPNGSPDETPLTYDNADGALKRALSGQESRLVMSISCDDRSTSIEAVLGPYRDINDGIMGVLINLRDQTHLYAEQEKLRAIQQNHSIGMIILDADDVVTTVSSRFEIINQVLPAKPITEALAQPEVTSFLSFDTDINKVLGLVKQRRETTFYAEADLGSKIQHLQLVASPLIRGDRYEGAIITTRDVTTLVEKTIETNKMARLANKHSRELSSLAELSGFVGFRFDQIYKKYLTMISQLLESPNVSIYLYQPDSQLLKRVATSTHFHEHAGQWHLGAYHPVVEAFLRRKPQTYNPEIDDGAISKSHMLTVPITYHSKALGVIKVSHRDSAYNTHEAKLLRLVASRLAVIIENWELYNEVNARRERWEAVFTFTEEGILIFDRDTKVVGFNPAASKLTGFTMQEAIGRSFHDVVKAMTPEGTSMAMLTPLRKVLQEGEVVTKRQQLIETKNGQALWTEISCSPIFDDSGNVTSGIVIISNIQREQEVEAVKSDFISIVSHELRTPLTAIKGFLSMLVQKDFGPLTDRQLYFMERVYQTNQRMIHLVEDLLDASYIESGKIKLKIAPTAVEPLINDVVAELASKGFERQIMLKINRKHKLPLVLADEVRLRQILVNLVDNAIKYSLPKSEVSIDFKAQGNELVISVKDEGVGITPAHLERLFQKFGRIYNPMSVQAGGTGLGLYIVKNLVESHGGKIWVSSREGKGSRFSFTLPIAKQLPLLQ
- a CDS encoding response regulator — translated: MAKIMLAEDDRVLVEMYEAKFDMEGHEVVVATNGEECLNLLEGYTPDIILLDILMPKMNGFHVLKEIKKKPGLRNVPVILLTNLGEAQVDMNQELARALGVTDYLIKSHHTPDEVVKKVMVALNTSSA
- the recO gene encoding DNA repair protein RecO — encoded protein: MASYQTKGIIIGRHNFGEADRIIVLITPERGVIRAVAKGVRRIKSKLAGHLELFSESDLMLTEGRNLDIITSARLQSHLKIGDNYDAMRLAYLVAEMTNRLSGEGEHPALFDLMHDTLKEIPANPDTVTELWFKLRLLDQLGYRPELDGCVVCHGAKSHRNYGLSVEHGGIIGDGCGSINLPLTQDQIKLWRLMLANPLSSIRRIEAVSDLAVDSMLACNAFYDHTFGQRFRAAQVLE